GCGTGGCCGCTGAATGATGAACCAACCAAGGATGGAAAGCGATCTCACATGCAAAGAGTGAAAAGTCGTTTACGATTCGTCTGTTTATGCGCCGCCATGGCAGTCTTTTGTGGCTGCACATTAAAAAGCGAAGATCAGCCGCCCAGCAACCGTGCTGATGCGCCGGCCACGGACCGTGACACCCGCACTGATCGCAGCGACGCCGGCCAACAGCCGCCGCCCGGACAGTCGCGCCCGCCGCGCGGCGAAGTGAAAAGCAACGAATATACAGTTCAAGTCGGTCTTTTCAAGCGGATGGAAGAGGCGGATCAGCGCGCGTACGAATTGCGGGCGCGGCGCATAAATAATTTTGTTCAGCAGACCGGCACGCAGTGGCGCGTGTGCGTGGGGCGTTATTATTCCGAAGGCCGGGCCGCGCGCATGGCGAACCAACTCAAAGCCATGGGTTTTACCGAGGCGACGGTGATTGCACCGGGAAAATAAAGTCCGAAGTCCGAGGTTGAATGTCCGAAGTCTTACGATGAGGTCATTTGGCCTGAACGGAAGTAAACCCGATATAAAAAAGGCGAACACTCGGTTGAGCATCCGCCTTTCGCGTCGTCGAACGTTTGCGCTGCGCCAGCGTGGCGCAGGGTCAAGTCTTCTTCTGCGCCAGGATTTTGTACATACCGGTGCCACAGACGCCACATTTGCCGCTGATTGCCGGGCGGCCATTTTTCATCGTGACACGTTGGGTTTCGACCATGGGGGATTTTTTGCGGCATTTCACGCAATAAGCCATTTCACCGTTTTCAGCACCGGTTCCGGCCATTTCTTTCTGGTTTTCCCTTCCTGGCGTTTCATTCATGTCATTCACTGACGATTTTCTCCATTTATTATTTATGAATTTGTTTATTTTGATGGCCTCGTCTGAACTCAGGTAGTAAAATAGTACATTTTGCCTCAAAGTCAAGCTAATTTTGCCCAAAAAAGCCTTTGCAAATACGTTGGAAAAGATTTATATTAATCACTCGTTATTTTTTTACCAAAATTCAGACGCGAAATTTCGCAACAAAAGACTTCAAGAAATTATCCTAAAAATAATAGGAGGTAGATTGTGGCTGCGGTTATGCATGCTTATTCACGTGAGAAAGAAGCCTTTCATCTCTCGGCTGAAACAGCGCGGCAATGGTATCACTTGATGCACACCAGCCGGCTGATCGACGATAAAGCGTGGCTGCTGTTCAAACAAGCCAAGGGTTGGAGCTATCTGGCGACTTGCGGCGGGCACGAGGGCATTCAGTTGGCGCTGGGCCTGTCTTTTCGCCAGAACAAGGACTTTCTTTTCCCTTACTATCGCGATCAGTTGACTTGCCTCGCCGCCGGCATCAGCATCGACGAAATTTTTCTGAATGGACTGACTCGGCGCGATGACATTGCCAGCGGCGGTCGACACATGTCGAATCATTTTGCCAAACCGGCAATCGGCATTCAAAACGTTTCGAGCTGCGTCGCCAATCATGCCCTGCATGCGGTCGGCGTAGCACGCGCGATCAAATATTACAAATCCGACGCCGTGGCGTTTGCCAGCTTCGGCGAGGCCTCGACCTCGGAAGGCTATGTTTATGAGGCCTTCAACGGCGCCAGCCGTGAGCGGTTGCCGGTTATTTTCGTGATCCAAAACAACAAATATGGCATCAGCGTGCCGCTGCACGAGCAGACGGCCAATGAGTGCGTCGCGGATAATTACACCGGCCTCAAATACATTCACATTGTGCGCTGCGACGGCACGGATCCGATCGACAGCCGCATGGCGATGGATGAGGCGCTGGATTATGTGAAAACCGGCAGCGGCCCGGCGATTGTCCATGCGCAGTGCGTTCGCCTCGGCCCGCATTCCAACAGCGACCGTCACGAGTCGTATCGTTCCGAAGAGGAATTGGCTGAAGCGCGCGCGAAAGATCCGCTCGTTCGTTTTCGCGCTTACATTTTAAAGGAAGGCTTGATGAGCGAAGACGAGCTGGCCGCCATTGAGGCCGAGAACAAGAAGCTGGTCGATGCGGCAGCCCAACGCGCCGAAGCCGCGCCGCTGCCCGACCCGAAGTCGGTTTACCAATTCGTCATTCCCACGCCATTCGAAACCGAAGAAACGCCGACACCGGCGGAGGGGAAAAAAGAAAAACTCCGCGAAGCGATCAACCGCACGCTGCACGAGGAGTTTCGGCGCAATCCCAACACGTTTTTATGGGGGCAGGACGTGGCGACCGGCGACAAGGGTGGCGTCTTCAATGTGACGGAAGGCATGCAGAAGGCTTTTGGGCGCGGCCGAGTTTTCAATGCACCGCTCGCCGAAGATTTCATCACCGGCACCGCCAACGGTTTTTGCCGCTTCAGCAAAGACATTTGGGTGGTGATCGAGGCGGCGCAGTTCACCGATTACATCTGGCCGGCGATGGAACAGATGGTGGAAACGACGCACGAGTATTGGCGCACCAACGGCCAGTACGCGCCCAACATCGTCGCCCGCATGGCCTGCGGCGGGTACATCGGCGGCGGTTTGTATCATTCGCAGTCCGCCGAGGGCGTCTTCGCCAACTTTCCCGGCTTGCGCATCGTCATGCCAGCGTTTGCCGATGATGCCGCGGGGTTATTGCGAACGGCCATGCGCTCGCGTGGCTTGACGATTTTCTTCGAGCCGAAAAATCTTTACAACTTGCCATCGGCGCAAGCCGTGCAAACCGGCCCCGATCATTTCGTGCCGTTCGGCAAAGCCCGCCTTCGCCGGCCCGGCAAGGACCTCACCATCGTCACCTACGGCAACGCCGTTCATTTCGCTTTGAAAGCGGCGGACAAGCTCGCCGCCGAAGCAGGCATCGACGCGGAAGTGATCGATCTGCGTTCGCTGGTGCCGATGGATGTGGAAACCGTGCGCGCTTCGATTGCGAAAACCAACCGCGCCATGGTGGCGAGCGAAGATCACAAAACCGGCGGCTTCGGCGGCGAGATTCTCTCGCGTATAGTCGAAGAATGCTTCGAGCTGCTCGATGCGCCTCCGCAGCGCGTGTGCTCGCTGGACATTCCGATTGGCTTCAGCCGGATTCTCGAGGCGGAGATTTTGATCGACGACCGCAAAATTTACAGCGCGGCGCTGGAGTTGATGAGATATTAGCGCCTGGTGCTGAAACTTCATTTGGCACACATAAAAGTCAAACCCCGATTTTCCTTATCATTTCGTCAACCCCTGTGGTGGTGCTTCTGAGCCAATAAGGCAAAATCGGGGTTTTAAGCATCTCTGAAATAAACTCGCAGATGATGTTGGCGCTCTTTCCAGCGTAAAAATAAATTTTCTTGACGCGGCTCTTCGGCACGCGCTGGGCTCAACCTAAAAATAACCTTATTCGACTGCTTCCCCTCCAGCAACCTCCATCAAAATCCACCCCACCGGATCGATCTCCAATTTCGGATTGCCGGTAAATTGATAGTGCTGCCAGCTTGAATTGACGTCAATTCGCTTGACAGAAACTTTATCACCGACCGTGGCACGCACCTCGACCGGCAGGCGAAAGCCCTCATCGCGCCAGCGGATTGCAAGCTCCGTCGAAGCCTCAGGCTTGCGGAGAATTTTGTATTCCAGCGTTGGTGGTTTGGCGGTATAAAGATATTGTTGGAAAAACCAATTCAAATCCTGGCCGCTTTTGCGATTCACCAGATCGATAAAATCCTGTGAAACCACGCGGTTGTGCAAGGTGTAAGCCGGATCGGTGGCAAAAGTTTTGAGTACATCCAACAGCAGCGAGTCGCCAATGAAATACCGCAGCGTGTGCAGCACGACAGCGGCTTTGGCGTAAATGTCGCTGTTGTACGACTCGCTCGTCGTCGCGTCGCGCTTTGGCACAATCGGCTGGCGATTCATAATGCGGCGGCGCAAATTTTCCTTCACATATTTGTGGTACGCCTCGATGCCGAATTTGTCGTTGAGAAACAGTGCTTCAGCGTAGCTGCAAATGCCTTCGTGAATCCAGAAGTCCGCCCAATCACGCACGGTGACGTAATTGCCCCACCATTCGTGCCCCATCTCATGCAGCATCAGCCAATCATAGCCGTATTGATTGTTCCGAAAATGATTGCCATACGCGTTGATCGTCTGATGCTCCATGCCGAGATAGAACGTGTGCGCCAGGCCGAATTTCTCTTTGATCCACGGATACTCGCCAAAATATTTTGCATAAAACCGTAGAAACTCCTCGGCCATTTCCACCAGCGCCGGGCCTTTGGCGGAATCCTGTTTTAAAACGTAAAACACGATGTCCATTGTTCCCGTCGTTCCGTGATACGGGCGGCGCACCATCGCATAATCGCCGATGTTGATCGAAACGTTATAGTTGTTGACCGGATAACGCGTTTTCCAGCGAAACGTTTTCCAGCCTTTTTCAGCCGGGACGACGGCTTGCAGCAGGCCGTTCGTCGCGCAATAAAGCGAATCCGGAATCGTGATGTTGATGCCGACGCTGTCGGGCTCATCGCTCGGATGATCTTTGCACGGCCACCAAATTTTTCCGCCCTCGCCCTGGCAGGAGACGCCGATCCACGGCTTGCCGTTGCCGTCCTTGCTCCAATTGAAGCCGCCCTCCCACGGCGGACGTATGGCCACCGGCGGTTTGCCGGCGTAATGAATGCGAAAACCCGCCTGCTGATTGGCCGCCAATTTCTCGGCCAGCGCCAATTTGATTTTGTGATTCTGATGCACAAACGGCAGCGTTTTTCCGGCGCGCTCGATTTTGCTGATGACAAAATTATCGATCAGATCAAGCTCGAGCGTGTCCATCGCCGGAACCACGCTCTCAACCCGCACTTCGACGTAGCCGGAAATTTCTTGTTGGCTCGGATCGACTTTGAGATTCAACTCGTAATATTTGACATCGTACTTCGCCTGGTTGGGACTGAGCACACCGCCGGAAGTGAAAGTGCCAAATTGGCGGGCGTGGGAAAGTGGTGCTAAGGCGAGAATGGAATAGATAAAAATCAGCATAAAACGAAAACGGGTTTTCGCATTCACAGTTGACATAAAATTTTTCTCTTTTGGGTTGAATTTTGATTCCACCAAACAATGGCAACCTTCGCTTCGGCTCAATAAAACATATCGCCAACTTAAAGTCAAGCAAATTTTTCGCCCAGATGCCTCCGCCGGTTGCAACTTGCACTTGCTTTTCTCTCAAAACTTATTATCTTTGAAAGGTCAACAAAACATTGCCCGCAATGATCCGGAGTGCGAAAAGCCGACCGCCACTTTCGCAAGATAAATCGAGCCGGCGGCTGAAAGGAGAAGCCCTATGAAGAACATTTTGGTTGTCGAGGACGAAAAACACCTGCAAATTCTCTATGAGCAGGAACTGGCGGCTGAAGGTTACAATGTATTCACCGCGAAAAACGGCAACGAAGCGCTGGAAAAGGCAAGGCAGAATCCGATTGATCTGGCGATACTCGACATCAAACTCGAAAACGAAAACGGGTTGGATGTCTTGAGAAACATGATGGAAGAGCAGCGCGGCCTGAAAGTCATTTTGAACACGGCCTACCCGAATTTTCGCCATGATTTCAAAAGCTGGTCGGCGGAAGACTATATCGTCAAGTCTTCCAACCTCGACGAACTGATGGCCAAAGTCCGCGAGCTGGCGCCGCTGTAACTGGATGCTGGATGCTGGTCGCTCGTTGCTGGATGATGCGATCATGAGCATCGAACAACAAGCATCGAGCATCCAGCCACAAGAAAATGCCCAACTGCCCAAACTGTCACCAGCAAATTCCGGAAATTTCCGAAGGGAAATTTTGCCCTTTCTGCGGGGCGTCGCTGACACCGGAAACGAGGCCGCCGACTAACATTTCGGAGCCGGCGGCCGCGAGCGACGCCGAGTCGCATCATGCTGCAAGCGGCGCAACACCCGGCGTACCCTGGGAAGATCGCCGGCGCCTCGGCTTTTTGCCGGCCTTCAGCCAAACCTGGAGCGATTCGGTTTTGCGCCCAACGGAATTTTTCCGCCGCGCGCCGAAAACCGGCAACCTCGGCTCGGCGCTGCTGTATGCCGCCCTGATCGGCGTCGCCGGCAGCATGCTTTCGCTTTTCTGGACGTATTGGTTTTGGGAATCGTCGCCGGAGATGGAAAAACTCCAGCAGCTTTTCGGCGAGGAATTCAACCGCGACAGGCTGGGCGTCGCCGCGCTGCTGGTGCCGGCGGCAACATTGATCTGGATTTTTATCGCCGCGTTTGTTTATCATCTTTGCCTGCTGATCACCGGCGCCAACAAACACGGTTTTGAGACGACGCTGCGGGGATTTTGCTACAGCTACGGCCCGCAACTGCTCGCGGCCATTCCTCAATGCGGCAGCATGCTGGCCTTGCTCTGGCAATGCGTGTTGATGATCATTGCCTGGCGCGAGATGCACGAAAGCACAACCGGGCGGGTGATGACCGCGGTTTTATTGCCGTTCATTTTCTGCTGCGGCCTGATTATTTTCTTCGCCTTCAGTCTGGCCGGATTTCTCAACCGACTGAGTTATTGAACGCTTTCATTGACATGCCTGTTGCGACTGCAAACGCCGGCCATGACCAGACACCAAACTCGGTTTCACGCCGGTTGGACGCGGGCCTCGTCATCCTGCCGCTTTTCCTGCTCGGTTTTTTGTTGGCGCGATTTGCGACGCCGGTTTTTGCGCTGCTTCCCCCGTGCTGGTTTCGCACGGCATTTGGCTTGCCCTGCCCGAGTTGCGGTGCAACGCGGGCCGCATTGGCCTTGGTGCGCGGCGAGCTGCTCGCGGCTTTGGTTTATCAGCCGCTTTTTGTCATTGGCCTCGTTGTTTTATCAATCTGGAGTTTGCTGCGGCTGTTTGAAATTTTCAGCGGCAAAATGCTGATTGAAAAATTTTCAACAAAAATCGCCGTCACCACAGAGCGGCGCGAGGTCAACCTTCGGCAGCGTGTGAGATGGTTGACGATCGGCGCCATCATGCTCAATTGGCTTTATTTGGTCATATCCGAATGATAAGGAAACTCTCATGCAGGTTGGTTTGACCATCAGCGGTTTTGACGGCCGGCGGCCGGGCGAAATTCTCGCGCTGGCGCGCCGTTTCGGGGTGCGCTTCGTGGAATTGAATCCATTCGTGATGAACGACGTTGACAGCATCATCAGGCAAACCGAGGAGATCGGCACCGGCTTTCATTTGCCGCTTTTTAATGAGCACGGGTTTGATTTTTCCAGCCTTGAAGCCAAGGAAAAAATCGACGATACCATTCACTTCATCAACAGCTATCGCCATCGGCTCAATCTGCTTTACTGCGTCGCCCATCCTCCGGAATCCGTGAAAGACGGCGACATCGACGAGGCGCTGGAATTTTTAATTGAAAATTTGCAGCGACTGGAAGTGCCCGTGCTGCTGGAAAACACCGAATACTGGTCGGAGCGTGAATTTGACAAGCTGGTGGAAATTTTTCGCCACCACTTGAAGAAAAAACTGGCGGGCTATTGCTTCGATCCGGCGCATGCCTATTTGCGCGGCGAAGACATTTTCAAGCGCTTCAGCGCCATCGCTTCGCAGGTTCGCTGCATTCATCTCTCGGACTGCTCGCAGGGAAAAGACGCGCATTTGCCGTTCGGCCAGGGCGAATTGCCCGTGACCCGCTTTTTGCGCCATGTCGCCAAAAACCACTACGACGGCATCATCAATCTCGAGATCGTGCCCAAATCACTTGCCGAAACCCGCGCCGTGGTGAAAAGCTATCTCGCGGTCCTGCGGGTCTTCAAAAAGGTAAAGTTTTGGCGCACGACGGCGAAGCTGCTGGTGCAGGGCTTGCCGGAGATGGCGTGAAAGCGAATTTTCCTGAAACGTCCGGGTCTTTGTCAAACTATTGAAGGTCCGGTCACTCGCATTGACCAGTTATGCACTTCAAACACCGCAATTTTCTCATTGCACTTCTACTTATATTTTCTTATTTTAGAGAGTCAACGTTCGTACACGTTGTTGAGTACGATTCGCTTTTACCGTCTGAATCATTTTTTAAACAACTTCAAGACGGCGTGAAGGCGGTTTTATATGAACAGTTTAACAATGCAACGTTTTCGTCTGATGCATGAGGAGGATGAATGGACACCCGAGCGCGGGCTTCTTTAACCTACCGTATCCTCACTGAGGTGCTCGGCTTGGCCCTGGTTCTGGGAGCGTTTTCATTGAGTTGGGTTCAGGATTATACGGTTGCGACGCTTATTCGCAATGTGGCTCTTTACGTCGTCATTTTTGCCGTCATTATCGTGATTTGGCGCCGTCTCGGCAGCATGTTCGATCTCGGCATTTTGGGCGGCAAGGTCAGCGCCATGATTGGCATGGTGATCGCGCTGAACATCGCGCTGGCGCCGGTGTTCCTGAAAATTTTGATTTCGGATCATGAGGCGACTCGCGCTTTTGCCGCGAGTTTGCTGGCGGCGGGCTTTGGCTTCACCATGCTGCTCTTGATGTTTTTGGTGCGCCGCTCTCATGCTTACAAATCCAAAGCGCATTGGCGCATGGTGCATCACACGCTGTTGATCACCGGTGGCATCTTTCTCCTCTCACTGCTGGTGCCCATGTCATTCAAGCCGTTTGCGGATATTCCGGGGCGGTTTTTGTTTTGGGCAGTTGCCCTGCTGATCATGCCGTTGGTCCAGCGCGTGGGGTCCAGCATGGTGGCGAACCCGGCGCAACCGCAAAAAACCCAGCCAGCGGCTGTGGCCTCATCTTCCAACGCGCCGGCCAGTTCGCCTTCATTCCGTTCTTCGGATCATGATGAAGACGATGGCCGGGGCGCTCGCGAGCGCGATTCTCATGATCGACCACCGCGACGCCATCGCAGCCGTTTCCGCCGGCACGCCGGGCCCTCCCGGCGGCGCATGTGATTTTGGCGCCGGCGGATTTTTACAAATTTTGAAAAATAAAAGTGCTTGTTTATTTTTTAAGGAGAAGGCGGTTTTATGGCAGCAGTTTCGGAATTTCGCAACGGTATGGCGATCAGGCACAACGGCGACATTTGGGTCGTCACAGAGTTTCAGCATTTCAACCCCGGCAACTGGCGCGCGATGATTCGCACCAAGCTCAAGCACGCCAAATCCGGCCGTGTCATCGACCATACCTTCCGCATGACCGACAAGATCGAGGAAGTCCGCCTCGATATGAAAGATATGCAATATCTCTATGAAGCCGACGACAATCTGTATTTCATGGATACCGAAACCTACGAGCAAACTTTCATTCCGGCGGATTTACTGGGCGACAACAAACGCTTCTTGAAAGAAGGCAATCTCTGCCACATCATGTTTCACGAGGGCAGCGCCATTTCCGCCGAGCTGCCTTTTTTCATCGAATTTAAGGTTATTGAGGCGGAGCCGGCGGTGAAAGGCGACACCGCGACGGGGGTGATGAAAAACGCCGTTATCGAAACCGGCGCCAAAGTGCAGGTGCCGCTTTTCATCAAAGAAGGGGACATCATTAAAATCGACACGCGGACGGGAAAATATCTCGAGCGCGTCAGCCAATAAGCGGCCCCCTCAACGCAGCCGGCCGGCAAGCAGTTTCAAAAAAGACCACGCGGACAATGTGAGAGAGTTCTGGGTGGTTTTTTAATCTTGTGGTTGTCGTCATCGTTTAAGGAAAGGAGTGCGGATGGAACGTCTAATGGCTTTTTTACAGAATTACAGCAGCGGCATGTTGATGCTGTTTTTTTCTCTGGCAGCCGTTGTGGCGTTGATTCAATGGGTGTGTTGGATTTTTGGCTGGGGACGTTTCAGCGCGGAGAATGTGGCGGCCGCAAGCAGCGTCCGCAAATCGCTGCGGCAAGTGATGGGGGAGTTGTTTTTCAATCTCGTCAATGATTTTCGCCACCTGTTGGCGTTGGTGATCGTGCTTATTTTTGCCGGGGCGCTCACTTATACGGTTATTCGCGCCGGTGAGCAAATGGATGACATCGCCAAAGGCCTGCAAGCCGTGGTCGCGACCCTCGGCGGATTGGTTGGCTCGCTGCTGGGTTATTATTTCGGTGAATCCGCCGCCAAAAAATCACCCGGTGAAATTGTGAAAGGTGGAACCAGCGGTGAAATCGAACTGCCGCCGCAACCGCCGGGACAATAAATTGTTGCGGCTCAGCACCTTTCTGTGATTCTCTTAAAAGGAAATAAGGCATGGAACGAAGACTTGACATAAAAATTCGCGACACCGTGTTTGAGCCTGGCTCCTCCTCCAGGAAGGTTTATTACAAAAAGTCGGGACGTACCGCTTTGTACAAAGTCTGGCTTTTCTTGGATGGAGATGATTTGCCTTATGTGATGAATGTAACGTATAAATTGCACGAGACATTTCCGAATCCGACTCAAACCGTCCGGCGCACGTTGTCGAACCCGAATTGCCAGCTCGTGATCTGGACGTGGGGACTTTTTAAAATTAAAGTGTTGATCGAAGAAAAAAGCGGCGTGATTCGGGAGTTGGATTATGCCCTGCAATATGACAAAGAACTGCGGCAGAGGGGTGTGGAATTTGTCGAGGTGGTGTGAGTAAGGCAATAAAACAATTTCGCCGGGCGTATGAAAACGCTCTCGCCGGCAAATGGAAAGGCGGCGCCGCGAGTATTACCAGCCATTTGATAAGATGAAAACAACGTGATCATCTTCCTCAAGATGCCACTGAAGCAGATCTTGTTCAAAAAGGGTTGGAAGTTCTTAAGTCACCCAATGCAATAGTATATGAATACATCCCTTCCAAGACGTTATACTTTGTCGTTCATCAAGAATGGGCTGTATTTTTTGACGAAGACGGTTGGTGGGATACAACTTTTCCCCCGGATGTTCCTGAACGTCATTTTGCTTCAACAAAAGGCTATAAGCTGCTTGGTAAACTCAGTGCGCTGATACCATGATTAATATCGAAGATTTGATTCAAGCTTACGAAGTTGACGCCAATGATCCCAAAAGGCTGGGGCATTTTGAAGTGCTCAATATGTTGACCAACCGGGATGTCATCGAAGAGCACAGAAACAAGCTGACTACTCTGCAATCAGCCCGTCTGCTATTTGCTGATGAAAAACTCATGACAACTAGCGAACAGATTATTGCAGAGTGTGGCGGCGAGGCAGGGTTTAGAAAACTTGGACAGCATAATCCCTCACCCTCTGCCTGGTGGTGGTTTCTTGAACAGATTCCAGTTGAGCAATTTTCGTATTAAGTGCGGCTCAGAAAACTAAATTTCTGCGCAGAACTGTAATTTCATGGCCGAGCTTATTCCTTATCCCTTCGCCTCGCTCGTCCGCCGCATGTTTCGGGAATTTGAGAAACAGCAGACGATCTTCGATCTCCCCAAACAAAAATTCTACCGCAGCAACGGCGGGCCGGATACCGCGGTCGAGTTTTGCAGGATGAAAGCCGGCACACCGGTCGGCCCGGCAGCCGGACCGCAAACACAAATGGCGCAAAACCTCGTGCTCTCCTGGCTCGGCGGCAGCCGCATCATCGAGCTGAAAACCGTTCAAATTCTCGATCAGCTCAACATCTCGCGGCCGTGCATCGACATGACCAACGTCGGTTACAACGTCGAATGGTCGCAGGAACTGCGTCTCGAGCAATCGCTGCGTGAATACGTTGCCGGCCACATGCTCATCGAAATGCTGATCGCCGCCAACGCGCTCGAGCAAAACGATCCGCTGGCCAAAACCGCAACGATTTTCGATGTGAGTGTTGGTTACGATCTCAAAGGCATTCAAAGCCGGCCAATACGAAATTGGCTGCATGCCATCAAAGACGCCACCGCCATCGTCGAAGAATTGCGCCAACAAATTCCCGCCGAATTTTCACGCTATCGCGATCTCCCGTTTAAAACCAAGCTTGCCAAGAGCATTACGCTTTCCACTTTTCACGGCTGCCCGGCGCAGGAAATCGAGAGCATCGTTCATTTCCTGCTCACCGAGATGGATTACCACGTCATCATCAAGATGAACCCGCCGATGATGGGCAGGGAGAAGTTGGAATATCTGCTTTATGAACGGCTCGGCTATCACGATCTCGAAGTCAATCCGAAAGTTTATCAAGTCAACATCACTTTTGACGAGGCGGTGG
The DNA window shown above is from candidate division KSB1 bacterium and carries:
- a CDS encoding SPOR domain-containing protein: MAVFCGCTLKSEDQPPSNRADAPATDRDTRTDRSDAGQQPPPGQSRPPRGEVKSNEYTVQVGLFKRMEEADQRAYELRARRINNFVQQTGTQWRVCVGRYYSEGRAARMANQLKAMGFTEATVIAPGK
- a CDS encoding DUF5679 domain-containing protein, with the protein product MAYCVKCRKKSPMVETQRVTMKNGRPAISGKCGVCGTGMYKILAQKKT
- a CDS encoding thiamine pyrophosphate-dependent enzyme — encoded protein: MHAYSREKEAFHLSAETARQWYHLMHTSRLIDDKAWLLFKQAKGWSYLATCGGHEGIQLALGLSFRQNKDFLFPYYRDQLTCLAAGISIDEIFLNGLTRRDDIASGGRHMSNHFAKPAIGIQNVSSCVANHALHAVGVARAIKYYKSDAVAFASFGEASTSEGYVYEAFNGASRERLPVIFVIQNNKYGISVPLHEQTANECVADNYTGLKYIHIVRCDGTDPIDSRMAMDEALDYVKTGSGPAIVHAQCVRLGPHSNSDRHESYRSEEELAEARAKDPLVRFRAYILKEGLMSEDELAAIEAENKKLVDAAAQRAEAAPLPDPKSVYQFVIPTPFETEETPTPAEGKKEKLREAINRTLHEEFRRNPNTFLWGQDVATGDKGGVFNVTEGMQKAFGRGRVFNAPLAEDFITGTANGFCRFSKDIWVVIEAAQFTDYIWPAMEQMVETTHEYWRTNGQYAPNIVARMACGGYIGGGLYHSQSAEGVFANFPGLRIVMPAFADDAAGLLRTAMRSRGLTIFFEPKNLYNLPSAQAVQTGPDHFVPFGKARLRRPGKDLTIVTYGNAVHFALKAADKLAAEAGIDAEVIDLRSLVPMDVETVRASIAKTNRAMVASEDHKTGGFGGEILSRIVEECFELLDAPPQRVCSLDIPIGFSRILEAEILIDDRKIYSAALELMRY
- a CDS encoding M1 family metallopeptidase; amino-acid sequence: MSTVNAKTRFRFMLIFIYSILALAPLSHARQFGTFTSGGVLSPNQAKYDVKYYELNLKVDPSQQEISGYVEVRVESVVPAMDTLELDLIDNFVISKIERAGKTLPFVHQNHKIKLALAEKLAANQQAGFRIHYAGKPPVAIRPPWEGGFNWSKDGNGKPWIGVSCQGEGGKIWWPCKDHPSDEPDSVGINITIPDSLYCATNGLLQAVVPAEKGWKTFRWKTRYPVNNYNVSINIGDYAMVRRPYHGTTGTMDIVFYVLKQDSAKGPALVEMAEEFLRFYAKYFGEYPWIKEKFGLAHTFYLGMEHQTINAYGNHFRNNQYGYDWLMLHEMGHEWWGNYVTVRDWADFWIHEGICSYAEALFLNDKFGIEAYHKYVKENLRRRIMNRQPIVPKRDATTSESYNSDIYAKAAVVLHTLRYFIGDSLLLDVLKTFATDPAYTLHNRVVSQDFIDLVNRKSGQDLNWFFQQYLYTAKPPTLEYKILRKPEASTELAIRWRDEGFRLPVEVRATVGDKVSVKRIDVNSSWQHYQFTGNPKLEIDPVGWILMEVAGGEAVE
- a CDS encoding response regulator, whose amino-acid sequence is MKNILVVEDEKHLQILYEQELAAEGYNVFTAKNGNEALEKARQNPIDLAILDIKLENENGLDVLRNMMEEQRGLKVILNTAYPNFRHDFKSWSAEDYIVKSSNLDELMAKVRELAPL
- a CDS encoding YIP1 family protein translates to MPNCPNCHQQIPEISEGKFCPFCGASLTPETRPPTNISEPAAASDAESHHAASGATPGVPWEDRRRLGFLPAFSQTWSDSVLRPTEFFRRAPKTGNLGSALLYAALIGVAGSMLSLFWTYWFWESSPEMEKLQQLFGEEFNRDRLGVAALLVPAATLIWIFIAAFVYHLCLLITGANKHGFETTLRGFCYSYGPQLLAAIPQCGSMLALLWQCVLMIIAWREMHESTTGRVMTAVLLPFIFCCGLIIFFAFSLAGFLNRLSY
- a CDS encoding DUF2752 domain-containing protein yields the protein MPVATANAGHDQTPNSVSRRLDAGLVILPLFLLGFLLARFATPVFALLPPCWFRTAFGLPCPSCGATRAALALVRGELLAALVYQPLFVIGLVVLSIWSLLRLFEIFSGKMLIEKFSTKIAVTTERREVNLRQRVRWLTIGAIMLNWLYLVISE
- a CDS encoding sugar phosphate isomerase/epimerase codes for the protein MQVGLTISGFDGRRPGEILALARRFGVRFVELNPFVMNDVDSIIRQTEEIGTGFHLPLFNEHGFDFSSLEAKEKIDDTIHFINSYRHRLNLLYCVAHPPESVKDGDIDEALEFLIENLQRLEVPVLLENTEYWSEREFDKLVEIFRHHLKKKLAGYCFDPAHAYLRGEDIFKRFSAIASQVRCIHLSDCSQGKDAHLPFGQGELPVTRFLRHVAKNHYDGIINLEIVPKSLAETRAVVKSYLAVLRVFKKVKFWRTTAKLLVQGLPEMA
- the efp gene encoding elongation factor P, yielding MAAVSEFRNGMAIRHNGDIWVVTEFQHFNPGNWRAMIRTKLKHAKSGRVIDHTFRMTDKIEEVRLDMKDMQYLYEADDNLYFMDTETYEQTFIPADLLGDNKRFLKEGNLCHIMFHEGSAISAELPFFIEFKVIEAEPAVKGDTATGVMKNAVIETGAKVQVPLFIKEGDIIKIDTRTGKYLERVSQ